One genomic region from Phragmites australis chromosome 1, lpPhrAust1.1, whole genome shotgun sequence encodes:
- the LOC133930997 gene encoding uncharacterized protein LOC133930997 — MVKVFPSVQTTGYLTLLSILSIPNTLIHTVFPVSPLPDGQHVDFLMSDDGHTWDEETVRTYFGQRDAEKILLIPISSEDCPDFASWPHTKTGIFTVRSAYNYVQVSRFWSDRSRNVSGASSGHNISKIGWKKLWAVQCRNKMKVILWLLAHDCLPSGAQLQHRSIPGSYACYFCNRFEQIEHTMLLCPFARDVWKEINACFAVRLKLKSFINQTMDFGLADFSYGK, encoded by the coding sequence ATGGTAAAAGTATTTCCCTCAGTACAGACAACTGGATACCTAACACTCCTATCCATACTGTCGATACCTAACACTCTTATCCATACTGTCTTCCCTGTGAGTCCATTGCCAGATGGCCAGCATGTTGATTTTTTGATGTCCGATGATGGACACACCTGGGATGAGGAAACAGTTCGTACCTACTTTGGGCAAAGAGATGCTGAGAAGATCCTATTGATTCCTATCAGCTCTGAAGATTGCCCAGATTTTGCCTCTTGGCCTCATACGAAGACTGGAATTTTTACAGTGAGGTCAGCATATAACTATGTCCAGGTCTCTAGATTCTGGTCGGACCGCAGCAGGAATGTCAGTGGTGCTTCTTCAGGTCACAATATCTCTAAAATAGGATGGAAGAAGTTATGGGCTGTGCAGTGCCGCAACAAGATGAAGGTCATTCTCTGGCTCCTTGCGCATGACTGTTTGCCGTCAGGTGCACAGCTACAACATCGCTCCATCCCGGGCTCTTATGCATGCTACTTCTGCAATCGATTTGAGCAAATTGAACATACCATGTTATTGTGTCCGTTTGCAAGAGATGTTTGGAAAGAAATCAATGCATGCTTTGCTGTCAGACTGAAACTTAAGAGCTTCATTAATCAGACAATGGACTTTGGATTGGCTGACTTCAGCTACGGCAAATGA
- the LOC133909211 gene encoding probable U6 snRNA-associated Sm-like protein LSm4 encodes MLPLSLLKTAQGHPMLVELKNGETYNGHLVNCDTWMNIHLREVICTSKDGDKFWRMPECYIRGNTIKYLRVPDEVIDKVQEETSKSRSDRKPPGVGRGRGRGDIGAKPGGRGIGRGQDDGGKGGGGRGRGGVGGKGGNKGGGRGRG; translated from the exons ATG CTTCCCCTCTCGCTCCTCAAGACCGCCCAGGGCCATCCCATG CTCGTGGAACTGAAGAACGGGGAGACGTACAACGGGCATCTGGTCAATTGTGATACTTGGATGAACATCCACCTTCGGGAAGTTATTTGCACCTCAAAG GATGGTGACAAGTTTTGGAGGATGCCTGAGTGTTACATACGCGGGAACACCATCAAGTATCTTCGAGTTCCTGATGAG GTGATTGACAAGGTCCAGGAGGAAACTTCCAAGAGCCGATCAG ATAGGAAGCCACCAGGTGTTGGCcgtggaagaggaagaggagataTTGGTGCTAAACCTGGAGGCCGGGGAATCGGGCGTGGCCAAGACGATGGGGGCAAAggtggtggtggccgtggaAGGGGTGGAGTTGGTGGTAAAGGTGGTAACAAAG GTGGAGGCCGTGGCCGCGGCTGA